GGCCCATGGCCATGGGCAGGAAGATCCGCAAGGCCTCCCTGGTGTCCCTGATCCGGGCAAGTTCGCGGACGACTTCGTAGAGGGTCTTGAGATGGAAAACCGTTCTGTCAGGGTCCCTGCCCATGTCCATGGCTTCGGGCCCCGGCCGGTCAGTGGTTCTTGGCCAGATTTTGGAGGGCCAGAAAAAAGGCGTCCATGTCCTCGATGATCCCCAGGTGGGCGAAAAGCACCTCGCCGTCTTTGGTCAAAACCATGGTGAACGGGGTTTGAGGTTCGCCAAGAAGTTTGTGGACGGAGTAGTCCGGGTCCGGAACGATGGGCATCTTGTAGTTGCCCTGCTCGTGAAGGTAGGCGGTCTCCATGGGTGTCCCCCCGGCCGCCAGGGCCATGACGGCCACCTTCTCATCCAGACCCGACTTGGCCA
The window above is part of the Deltaproteobacteria bacterium genome. Proteins encoded here:
- a CDS encoding TlpA family protein disulfide reductase encodes the protein MHKIFLASLLAWTLLSLSPGWVLALPAPGDTLPDMVMQAPATAEETADLGIVEGQSFRLADLGKPLVLFEVIGVYCPQCYLQAPGFISIQKRLAKSGLDEKVAVMALAAGGTPMETAYLHEQGNYKMPIVPDPDYSVHKLLGEPQTPFTMVLTKDGEVLFAHLGIIEDMDAFFLALQNLAKNH